One window of the Lepeophtheirus salmonis chromosome 7, UVic_Lsal_1.4, whole genome shotgun sequence genome contains the following:
- the LOC121121534 gene encoding LOW QUALITY PROTEIN: pupal cuticle protein Edg-78E-like (The sequence of the model RefSeq protein was modified relative to this genomic sequence to represent the inferred CDS: deleted 1 base in 1 codon), whose protein sequence is MNSKLSCLILLGCVVASFVEADDVKKRDIPLSSYGIGSAINSYSNNNAESNSFQSNRPYIKILSSSYNAPGTLDGSSNFDYAFESENGIRQQAVGNTKVVGDTEVVVMKGSYEYVGPDGQTYVVDWYADETGYHPSAPHLPKDVPIPYPEIADAVAAQISFAAANPNDYDDGSYNGNSINNIVYDDRPITNYGYNK, encoded by the exons atgaactcaaaa TTATCCTGTCTCATTCTTCTCGGATGTGTTGTTGCATCCTTTGTAGAAGCTGATGATGTCAAAAAGCGGGATATTCCTCTAAGTTCATACGGAATTGGATCTGCAATCAACTCCTACTCAAACAACAATGCTGAATCCAACTCCTTCCAAAGCAATCGACCCTACATCAAGATCTTAAGCAGCAGTTACAACGCACCAGGGACTCTAGATGGCTCAAGTAACTTTGACTATGCTTTTGAGTCCGAGAATGGGATTCGTCAACAGGCAGTAGGGAAC ACAAAGGTCGTTGGAGACACTGAAGTCGTGGTGATGAAGGGATCTTATGAGTATGTGGGCCCTGATGGACAAACCTATGTCGTGGATTGGTATGCTGATGAGACTGGCTATCATCCCTCTGCTCCTCATCTTCCTAAGGATGTTCCTATTCCCTATCCTGAGATTGCTGATGCTGTAGCTGCTCAAATTTCATTTGCTGCTGCAAATCCTAATGACTACGACGATGGTTCTTACAATGGTAACAGTATCAACAATATAGTATACGATGATCGACCCATTACCAACTATGGCtataacaagtaa